The following proteins come from a genomic window of Megalops cyprinoides isolate fMegCyp1 chromosome 6, fMegCyp1.pri, whole genome shotgun sequence:
- the LOC118779362 gene encoding SH3 and cysteine-rich domain-containing protein 3-like: protein MAQYDQLDDKDSLDIHDNPPAPDNVVKEEDNTVYFIYDEEVEEEEKEEPPAPEPVKLVNDKPHKFKDHYCKKPKFCDVCARMIVLNNKFALRCKNCKTNIHHQCQSYVEFQRCFGKIPPGFRRAYSSPLYSSQQNATVKELLPFSQSNRTDPVFETLRVGVIMANKERKKGSEDKKNMMMMMMEEEEAQQPKPEEGGGEGANPEGDKKGDKATADDKNKKPQPGKLGVFSQSHYYLALYRFKAVEKDDLDLHPGDRITVIDDSNEEWWRGKIGEKAGFLPANYIIRVRAGERVFKVTRSFVGNREMGQITLKKDQIVVKKGEEVNGYLKVSTGRKLGFFPADLLQEI from the exons GCTGGATGATAAGGATTCCCTGGATATCCATGACAACCCACCAGCCCCAGACAATGTCGTGAAGGAGGAGGACAACACG gtgTATTTCATCTACGATGAagaggtggaagaggaggagaaggaggagccgCCGGCCCCGGAGCCTGTCAAGCTGGTGAATGACAAGCCGCACAAGTTCAAGGACCACTACTGCAAGAAGCCCAAGTTCTGCGATGTCTGCGCGCGCATGATTGTCC TTAATAACAAGTTTGCTCTGAGGTGCAAGAACTGCAAGACCAACATCCACCACCAGTGCCAGTCCTACGTGGAGTTCCAGAGATGCTTCggcaaaatt CCTCCTGGCTTCCGACGAGCCTACAGCTCCCCTCTCTACAGCAGTCAGCAGAACGCCACCGTCAAGGAGCTTCTGCCCTTCT cccaGTCCAACCGCACCGACCCTGTGTTCGAAACGCTGCGCGTCGGGGTCATCATGGCCAATAAGGAGCGCAAGAAGGGATCCGAGGACAAGAAGAAT atgatgatgatgatgatggaggaggaggaagcccAACAGCCCAAACctgaggaagggggaggggagggcg CAAACCCTGAGGGGGACAAGAAAGGAGACAAAGCTACTGCTGATGACAAG AATAAGAAACCCCAGCCTGGGAAGCTTGGAGTGTTCTCGCAGTCACACTACTATCTGGCTCTGTACCGCTTCAAGGCCGTGGAGAAAGATGACCTGGACCTCCA tccaGGGGACCGGATCACAGTAATTGATGACTCTAACGAGGAGTGGTGGAGG GGTAAGATTGGCGAGAAGGCCGGCTTCCTGCCAGCCAATTACATCATCAGAGTGCGCGCTGGCGAGCGGGTGTTCAAGGTGACGCGCTCCTTTGTGGGGAACAGAGAGATGGGACAGATCACCCTGAAGAAAGACCAG ATTGTAGTGaagaagggagaggaggtgaATGGGTACCTGAAGGTCAGCACTGGACGCAAGCTGGGCTTCTTCCCAGCTGACCTGCTCCAGGAGATCTGA